Proteins from a single region of Fodinibius sp. Rm-B-1B1-1:
- a CDS encoding YdeI/OmpD-associated family protein, protein MTKDVIFFESADQFRSWLETNHDKEEVLWVGLYKVKSGKPSMRWEESVRAALCFGWIDGLRKSIDEESYKIRFTPRRSDSHWSNKNIAMAEELIESGQMRPPGQAAYKQREKSNSAKASYEQDSVALKEAYREKLKSNEKAWTFFQDLAPGYTQTSVHWVMSAKQEKTRQRRLNILIESCEEGKKIPLLRR, encoded by the coding sequence ATGACAAAAGACGTTATATTTTTTGAATCGGCCGACCAATTTCGAAGTTGGCTGGAGACCAATCATGATAAAGAAGAGGTGCTCTGGGTGGGCCTTTATAAAGTGAAATCCGGAAAGCCAAGCATGCGATGGGAGGAGTCTGTTCGAGCCGCGCTTTGTTTTGGGTGGATTGATGGATTGCGAAAATCTATTGACGAGGAGAGTTATAAAATTAGATTTACGCCCCGGAGATCAGACAGCCACTGGAGTAATAAAAATATTGCTATGGCTGAAGAACTTATCGAAAGCGGACAAATGCGTCCACCTGGCCAAGCTGCTTATAAGCAACGAGAAAAATCAAATTCCGCCAAAGCTTCATACGAGCAAGATTCTGTTGCGTTAAAAGAAGCATATCGGGAGAAGCTGAAATCAAACGAGAAGGCGTGGACATTTTTTCAGGACTTGGCTCCTGGCTATACCCAAACGTCGGTGCACTGGGTGATGAGTGCAAAGCAAGAGAAAACACGTCAGCGCCGATTAAATATACTGATTGAATCGTGTGAAGAGGGAAAGAAAATTCCATTACTGCGGCGATAA
- a CDS encoding metalloregulator ArsR/SmtB family transcription factor, with product MQRDIFQAIADPTRREIIDLLSDQAMPVKEVADNFDISRPAISKHLKILDECGLMVIRKKGRKRFYRSNPRRLREVAEWTAQYQKFWNQNLDALEKLLKEET from the coding sequence ATGCAAAGAGATATTTTTCAAGCTATTGCTGATCCGACTCGACGTGAAATTATCGACCTGCTTTCTGATCAGGCTATGCCGGTCAAAGAAGTAGCAGATAATTTTGATATTTCTCGTCCCGCTATTTCAAAGCATCTGAAAATACTGGACGAGTGTGGATTGATGGTTATCCGTAAAAAGGGACGAAAGCGGTTTTACCGATCAAATCCGCGCAGATTGCGGGAAGTGGCAGAATGGACAGCACAGTATCAGAAATTTTGGAATCAAAACCTTGATGCTCTTGAGAAATTATTGAAAGAAGAAACGTAA
- a CDS encoding VOC family protein, giving the protein MNPVVHFELPASDSNRLSNFYADVFGWQIQMLDPDMGEYVLVSTTENGDDGMPKNPGAINGGFYKKSTDLPVQHPSLTISVDDIEEAITEVENAGDKFWERPMIYRVSDHLSISKIRKAM; this is encoded by the coding sequence ATGAATCCTGTAGTTCACTTTGAATTGCCTGCAAGCGACAGCAACCGACTATCAAATTTTTATGCGGATGTGTTTGGATGGCAAATTCAAATGCTTGATCCGGATATGGGTGAGTATGTACTCGTATCCACAACCGAGAACGGCGACGACGGTATGCCAAAAAATCCGGGCGCTATCAACGGTGGATTTTATAAAAAATCAACCGATTTGCCCGTGCAGCATCCTTCGCTAACCATCAGCGTGGATGATATTGAAGAAGCCATTACAGAAGTAGAGAATGCGGGGGACAAATTTTGGGAACGCCCGATGATATACCGGGTGTCGGATCATTTGTCTATTTCAAAGATACGGAAGGCAATGTGA
- a CDS encoding SRPBCC domain-containing protein, translating into MNNKTNFKIKERELIATRVFNTPRELIFEAHSSCKQLKNWWGPRSWPMEECTMDFRESGTWHYCLRGPNAGDESWGKVIYKKIVRPERIEYEDYFSDKEGNINSEMPGMQITVEFIDQGDATKLVSRTLFDSSDALQSVVDMGVKEGFAETWDRLEEHLAKLAIKD; encoded by the coding sequence ATGAATAATAAAACTAATTTTAAAATTAAGGAACGGGAGCTTATCGCTACCCGCGTATTCAACACACCACGAGAACTTATTTTTGAAGCACATTCAAGTTGCAAACAGCTCAAAAACTGGTGGGGACCGCGATCGTGGCCCATGGAAGAATGCACTATGGATTTTCGTGAAAGCGGCACATGGCACTACTGTCTGCGCGGACCCAATGCAGGTGACGAATCGTGGGGAAAAGTAATTTACAAGAAGATTGTAAGACCGGAACGTATTGAATATGAGGATTACTTTTCGGATAAGGAGGGGAACATCAATTCGGAGATGCCAGGAATGCAGATAACAGTCGAATTTATTGACCAGGGAGATGCTACTAAGCTCGTTAGCCGTACGTTGTTTGATTCTTCAGATGCGTTGCAATCGGTTGTAGATATGGGGGTGAAGGAAGGTTTTGCGGAGACCTGGGATCGCCTTGAAGAGCACTTGGCAAAGTTAGCAATAAAGGATTAA
- a CDS encoding SRPBCC family protein — translation MNDYGMFTEPGTIRFERILPGPIERVWSYLTESEKRGQWLASGEMDLRKGGSVELIFNNSTLTSHHETPPEKYKEYDGESRMYGTITEIKPPKRLSYTWSESSGVSEVTFELESKGKQVKLTLTHRRLGDDHNILISVAGGWHTHLNILVDKLNGREPKGFWSEHMKAEKLYEKQLVK, via the coding sequence ATGAATGATTATGGAATGTTTACTGAACCCGGAACCATCCGGTTTGAGCGTATTTTGCCCGGACCCATTGAGCGAGTTTGGAGCTATCTCACCGAATCAGAAAAACGCGGTCAATGGCTGGCATCGGGAGAAATGGATCTCCGTAAAGGTGGATCTGTGGAGCTCATTTTTAATAATTCTACGCTGACTTCCCACCATGAGACACCACCCGAGAAGTACAAGGAATATGACGGTGAAAGCCGAATGTATGGGACGATTACTGAAATAAAACCACCCAAACGGCTTAGTTATACTTGGAGTGAGTCTTCGGGAGTGTCAGAAGTGACTTTTGAGCTGGAGTCGAAAGGAAAGCAGGTGAAACTTACGCTAACGCATCGCCGCTTGGGTGACGATCACAATATCCTCATAAGTGTGGCCGGTGGCTGGCATACGCATCTGAATATTTTGGTGGATAAATTAAACGGACGCGAACCAAAAGGATTTTGGTCGGAGCACATGAAGGCGGAAAAGTTGTATGAAAAGCAGCTCGTCAAATAA
- a CDS encoding MATE family efflux transporter: MKKDDPNLTVTEAPSGSLWQQLKEAIRGSEADYTKIGLRKAIFLLAVPMILELVMESTFAVVDIYFVGKLGASAVATVGLTETYLFLLYSIAMGLATAVTAIIARRIGEKKKDEAGATAVQAIVIGLLISLPFALGGIFYAGELLALMGADEWSITYGYRYTQWMLGGNAVIVLLFVINAIYRGAGDAAIAMKVLWLANGINIVLDPILIFGFGPILAMGIEGAAVATTIGRGVGVLFQLWVLFRGGKHIRVVRSQITWNSNIIQNIIRTSYGGVGQMLVGMTSWIFLMRILADIGSEAVAGATIALRILLFTMMPAWGMANAATTLVGQNLGADKPERAESSIWKIGGYNMTFMIAVSLVYFFYNEPLMRIFTDDPAVISIGGEWLRILSYSYFIYGWWMVSVQAFNGAGDTITPTKINLVFFWLIQIPLSYFLALSLGWEYSGVFWGVFVSETTAGLFTLWLFTKGNWKLKVV, encoded by the coding sequence ATGAAAAAAGACGATCCTAATTTAACTGTTACAGAAGCACCATCCGGTTCACTTTGGCAGCAGCTGAAAGAGGCCATCCGAGGTAGCGAGGCCGATTATACAAAGATTGGTCTCCGCAAAGCCATCTTTTTGCTTGCCGTTCCCATGATCCTGGAGTTGGTAATGGAATCGACCTTTGCCGTTGTGGATATCTATTTTGTTGGCAAGCTCGGAGCTTCGGCCGTGGCGACTGTTGGTCTTACCGAGACGTACCTGTTTCTGTTGTATTCCATCGCCATGGGACTTGCTACCGCGGTTACGGCCATCATTGCCCGACGAATCGGCGAAAAGAAAAAGGATGAAGCCGGGGCTACCGCTGTCCAGGCTATCGTTATAGGATTACTTATCTCGCTGCCGTTTGCACTGGGCGGAATATTTTACGCCGGTGAATTACTGGCCCTTATGGGCGCCGATGAATGGAGCATTACCTACGGATATCGCTATACGCAGTGGATGCTCGGAGGTAATGCCGTAATTGTGCTACTGTTTGTCATCAATGCTATTTACCGCGGGGCCGGTGACGCTGCCATTGCCATGAAGGTGCTCTGGCTTGCCAATGGCATAAATATCGTACTGGATCCCATCCTGATATTTGGGTTCGGTCCTATTCTTGCCATGGGGATCGAAGGGGCGGCTGTAGCCACCACTATTGGACGGGGGGTCGGCGTTCTTTTTCAATTATGGGTGCTTTTCAGGGGTGGAAAGCATATTCGGGTAGTCCGTTCTCAAATCACGTGGAACAGCAATATTATCCAAAATATTATTCGTACCTCGTATGGCGGCGTGGGACAAATGCTTGTGGGTATGACCTCCTGGATTTTCCTGATGCGTATTCTTGCCGATATCGGAAGTGAGGCAGTGGCAGGTGCCACCATAGCCCTGCGAATACTTTTGTTTACAATGATGCCTGCATGGGGAATGGCCAATGCCGCAACGACGCTTGTCGGACAAAATCTTGGTGCCGATAAACCGGAACGTGCGGAATCTTCCATATGGAAGATCGGGGGATACAATATGACATTTATGATCGCGGTGTCATTGGTGTATTTTTTCTACAACGAACCCCTGATGCGCATCTTTACGGATGATCCGGCGGTAATTTCAATTGGAGGAGAATGGCTGCGCATCCTTTCCTACTCCTACTTTATCTACGGCTGGTGGATGGTTTCTGTACAGGCGTTCAATGGCGCTGGCGATACCATAACGCCCACAAAAATCAACCTTGTGTTTTTCTGGCTGATCCAAATCCCCCTGTCTTATTTCCTTGCTCTTTCCCTTGGTTGGGAGTACTCCGGAGTGTTTTGGGGCGTATTTGTATCGGAAACAACGGCAGGGCTTTTTACACTCTGGCTGTTTACAAAAGGAAATTGGAAATTGAAGGTGGTGTGA
- the paaD gene encoding 1,2-phenylacetyl-CoA epoxidase subunit PaaD — MATTTTYNKDEIWDLLSEVKDPEIPVLSIIDLGIAREVTVDEDKVTVRITPTYSGCPAMKAIEQEIEKILRVNGIQNFEVKKDFSETWTTDWMPEEAKKKLKEYGIAPPGKTEKEDDFFKTLKGSSRVISCPYCDSKNTELQSEFGSTACKSQYYCHDCDEPFEHFKCI, encoded by the coding sequence ATGGCAACAACAACCACATATAATAAAGATGAAATTTGGGATCTCCTTTCAGAGGTTAAAGACCCTGAGATTCCAGTGTTGTCTATTATTGACTTGGGCATTGCCCGCGAAGTTACTGTTGACGAGGATAAAGTCACTGTTCGCATTACCCCTACCTATTCTGGATGCCCAGCTATGAAAGCTATTGAACAAGAAATTGAGAAAATACTTCGCGTAAATGGCATCCAAAATTTTGAAGTAAAAAAGGATTTTTCGGAGACATGGACTACCGACTGGATGCCCGAGGAAGCCAAGAAAAAACTAAAAGAGTACGGGATCGCACCGCCTGGAAAAACTGAAAAAGAGGATGATTTTTTTAAAACTTTAAAGGGGTCAAGCCGGGTTATTTCGTGTCCATATTGCGATTCTAAAAATACCGAATTACAGAGTGAATTTGGCTCTACAGCTTGTAAATCACAATATTATTGTCACGACTGCGACGAGCCTTTTGAACATTTTAAATGTATATAG
- a CDS encoding DUF1697 domain-containing protein → MSKIQTYIALLRGINVGGYHKVPMADLRKEMKALGYTNVQTLLNSGNIIFDGDRDEEEKIGRKIGRHLENVFGFSIPVLVRTKETFSALYNADPFEDVEVTDDIRLYVSFLKEVPQNQLNLPWISEDESFQIIAIRDKEVCSVLDLSVAKTPKGMDALEQLFGKEITTRNWNTVDRIAKKLG, encoded by the coding sequence ATGAGTAAAATACAGACGTATATTGCGCTGCTCCGGGGCATTAATGTGGGCGGATATCATAAAGTGCCCATGGCCGATCTTCGCAAAGAAATGAAAGCGTTGGGATATACGAACGTCCAGACATTGCTGAATTCGGGAAATATTATTTTTGATGGCGATAGGGATGAGGAAGAAAAGATTGGGCGTAAGATAGGCCGGCATCTCGAAAATGTATTCGGATTTTCAATTCCGGTATTGGTACGAACTAAGGAAACATTTAGTGCATTGTATAATGCTGATCCTTTCGAAGACGTGGAAGTAACTGATGATATAAGGTTGTATGTTTCGTTTTTGAAAGAGGTGCCCCAAAATCAGTTAAATTTGCCCTGGATATCAGAAGATGAATCGTTCCAAATTATAGCGATCCGGGATAAAGAAGTTTGCAGCGTACTTGATCTTTCCGTTGCAAAAACCCCCAAAGGTATGGACGCCCTGGAGCAGCTTTTTGGCAAAGAAATCACGACTCGTAATTGGAATACGGTAGATAGAATAGCTAAAAAATTAGGGTAG
- the pcaF gene encoding 3-oxoadipyl-CoA thiolase yields the protein MSEAYIIDAIRTPIGKYRGSLSPIRADDLAALTIEELMNRNSNIDPERIEDVIFGCANQAGEDNRNVARMAALLAGLPTSVPGETVNRLCASGMSSAVMAYKSIKVGEGDLFITGGMEHMTRGPMVLGKGEAPYSGNTEMHDTTFGWRFVNPKMDEQYGSEAMGKTAENIVEKFGVSREDQDKFAAWSQQKAAQATESGRLAKEIMPVEIPQRKSDPKIFEKDEFIRPDTTVEVLSKLPAVFRDGGSVTPGNASGINDGSCAMLVAGDSAINDFDLEPKARIVASAVVGVEPRIMGMGPVGASKKVLKRANLSLDDMGIIELNEAFAAQSLAVLRELGIDDDDPRVNPHGGAIALGHPLGMSGARLLQTASLELHEQNQQYALCTLCVGVGQGMAVILEKV from the coding sequence ATGTCTGAAGCTTATATTATTGATGCCATTCGAACCCCTATTGGAAAATATCGGGGATCACTCTCCCCTATTCGGGCTGACGACTTAGCAGCATTAACGATCGAAGAACTTATGAATCGCAACTCCAATATTGATCCTGAACGTATCGAGGATGTAATTTTTGGGTGTGCCAACCAAGCGGGTGAAGATAACCGTAATGTAGCTCGAATGGCAGCACTGCTGGCGGGACTTCCGACCTCGGTGCCGGGCGAAACCGTAAACCGCTTATGTGCTTCGGGGATGAGCAGTGCCGTAATGGCCTATAAATCCATCAAAGTGGGCGAAGGAGATCTTTTTATCACTGGCGGAATGGAACACATGACTCGCGGCCCTATGGTGCTGGGCAAAGGAGAGGCCCCTTACTCCGGCAATACCGAAATGCATGATACTACTTTTGGATGGCGCTTTGTAAATCCCAAAATGGATGAGCAATACGGTAGCGAAGCAATGGGAAAAACGGCCGAAAACATTGTCGAGAAGTTTGGCGTGAGTCGTGAAGATCAGGATAAATTTGCTGCATGGTCGCAACAAAAAGCGGCACAGGCCACCGAAAGTGGTCGCTTGGCCAAAGAAATTATGCCCGTGGAAATCCCACAACGAAAAAGCGATCCCAAGATTTTCGAAAAAGATGAGTTTATTCGCCCCGATACTACAGTAGAAGTGCTCAGCAAACTTCCGGCTGTTTTCCGGGATGGCGGAAGTGTCACACCGGGAAATGCCAGCGGCATTAATGATGGTTCGTGCGCTATGCTGGTGGCCGGAGATTCTGCAATTAATGATTTTGATTTAGAACCTAAAGCTCGAATTGTCGCTTCGGCAGTTGTTGGCGTGGAACCACGTATCATGGGAATGGGTCCGGTTGGTGCTTCTAAAAAAGTATTAAAGCGAGCAAATTTATCTCTTGATGATATGGGCATTATTGAGCTAAATGAAGCTTTTGCCGCTCAAAGCCTGGCCGTTCTGCGCGAGCTGGGTATCGATGATGACGATCCGAGAGTGAACCCACATGGTGGCGCTATTGCACTGGGACATCCACTGGGTATGTCGGGTGCAAGACTACTTCAAACAGCCTCCCTTGAACTGCACGAACAAAATCAGCAGTATGCATTATGTACACTCTGTGTAGGCGTGGGACAAGGCATGGCTGTAATCCTGGAAAAAGTATAA
- a CDS encoding enoyl-CoA hydratase-related protein — translation MGEQLVKSSLKNSVLIVTLDRPNKLNSFIEPMARQLQDALANAAENDDVRCVLLTGNGKAFSAGQDLPEVVDKGKDYELGETVRKSYNPIINAIRELKKPVLCAVNGTAAGAGANIAFSCDIVLASNKAIFVQSFSKIGLIPDSGGTYFLPRLVGLQRANAMYLLDEKISPKKAEEIGLIYKAVDADKLIDEAQSICQKLAQMPTKGFALYKEAINQSLSNNLDEHLELEADLQTEAGKTHDYQEGVQAFLEKRKPKFKGK, via the coding sequence ATGGGTGAACAACTGGTAAAATCCAGCTTAAAAAACTCAGTTCTAATAGTTACACTTGATCGTCCCAACAAGCTCAACAGTTTTATTGAGCCGATGGCCCGGCAGCTTCAAGATGCTCTGGCTAATGCCGCTGAAAACGACGATGTGCGCTGTGTACTGCTGACCGGAAATGGCAAAGCATTTTCAGCTGGACAGGATTTACCGGAAGTCGTTGATAAAGGCAAAGATTATGAACTCGGCGAAACGGTTCGCAAAAGCTACAATCCTATCATCAATGCTATTCGAGAACTTAAAAAACCTGTTTTATGTGCTGTAAACGGAACTGCTGCCGGAGCCGGGGCTAACATTGCTTTTTCCTGCGATATCGTGTTGGCCTCGAATAAAGCAATATTTGTGCAATCGTTTAGTAAAATCGGGTTGATTCCCGACAGCGGAGGCACTTATTTCTTACCACGCCTGGTTGGACTCCAGCGAGCAAATGCAATGTACCTACTCGACGAAAAGATATCCCCTAAAAAAGCCGAAGAAATCGGACTTATTTACAAAGCTGTGGATGCAGATAAGCTCATCGATGAGGCCCAATCCATCTGTCAGAAGTTAGCCCAAATGCCTACCAAAGGATTTGCACTTTATAAAGAAGCAATCAACCAATCTCTTTCTAACAACTTAGATGAACATCTTGAACTGGAAGCTGACCTACAGACCGAAGCTGGAAAAACGCATGATTATCAAGAAGGTGTGCAGGCATTTCTGGAAAAGCGGAAGCCCAAGTTTAAGGGGAAGTAA
- a CDS encoding transferase hexapeptide repeat family protein: MAIYEFEGYKPVVDESAYVHPQAAVTGNVIIGKDVYIAPSAAIRGDWGKIVIKDGCNVQENCTIHMFPGVTVVLEESAHIGHGAIIHGGHIGRNCLVGMNSVVMDNVELGEECIVGALAFVKEGMDIPKRKLVVGNPAKIVKDVSDEMIKWKTKGTELYQQLPGQLHDSLKECEPLREEPKNRPSQSKKYETWGKAKEPESKS, encoded by the coding sequence ATGGCTATATACGAATTTGAAGGTTACAAACCCGTTGTGGATGAAAGTGCTTATGTGCATCCGCAGGCTGCGGTGACTGGCAATGTCATTATCGGCAAAGATGTCTATATCGCTCCCAGTGCGGCTATTCGTGGCGATTGGGGTAAAATTGTGATCAAAGACGGTTGCAATGTGCAGGAGAATTGTACCATCCACATGTTTCCCGGTGTAACCGTTGTACTGGAAGAAAGTGCTCATATCGGTCATGGCGCCATAATTCACGGCGGACATATTGGCCGCAATTGCTTGGTGGGGATGAATTCGGTGGTGATGGATAATGTAGAATTGGGCGAAGAATGCATTGTGGGGGCATTGGCTTTTGTGAAAGAAGGGATGGACATCCCAAAACGGAAATTGGTAGTTGGTAATCCGGCAAAAATTGTAAAAGACGTCAGCGATGAGATGATTAAATGGAAAACCAAGGGTACGGAACTGTATCAACAGCTACCCGGACAACTTCATGACTCGCTAAAGGAGTGTGAACCCTTGCGGGAAGAACCCAAAAACCGACCCAGCCAGTCAAAGAAATACGAAACCTGGGGAAAGGCTAAAGAGCCAGAATCCAAAAGTTAG
- the paaC gene encoding 1,2-phenylacetyl-CoA epoxidase subunit PaaC — MSTATKELTKQEALFEYLVRLADDRLILGHRLSEWCGHGPILEEDIALANIALDYIGHAANLYEYAVEIEDEGRHRDDLVYFRNDPEYKNLKLVELPKGDFGFTIARQFLFSSYSYYLYQLLSDVEDEQFRGIVEKHFKEVKYHLRHSREWVLRLGDGTEESHERIQNAFDDIWTYTGELFYQDEVEKLLQSNNLAADTTQFKKDWKNLVSDTLEEATLDVPDFDQFMVEGSRNGLHTEHLGHLLAEMQHLRRSYPDADWQ; from the coding sequence ATGAGTACTGCCACAAAAGAATTGACGAAACAAGAAGCACTTTTTGAATATCTGGTCCGCCTGGCTGATGACCGCCTTATTCTTGGGCATCGCCTTTCAGAATGGTGTGGACACGGACCTATTTTAGAAGAAGATATTGCGTTAGCCAATATTGCATTAGATTATATTGGCCACGCTGCCAACCTTTATGAATATGCTGTTGAGATCGAAGACGAAGGACGTCATCGCGATGATCTCGTTTACTTCCGCAATGATCCCGAATACAAAAATTTAAAGTTAGTTGAATTGCCTAAAGGTGATTTCGGATTCACGATCGCCCGGCAGTTTTTGTTTTCATCATACAGCTACTATTTATATCAACTACTGTCTGATGTTGAAGATGAACAGTTCCGTGGAATAGTTGAGAAGCACTTTAAGGAAGTAAAATATCACCTGCGCCACAGCCGGGAATGGGTATTGCGACTTGGCGACGGTACGGAAGAAAGTCACGAACGTATCCAAAATGCTTTTGATGACATTTGGACCTACACCGGAGAGCTGTTTTATCAAGATGAAGTTGAAAAATTGCTTCAATCAAATAACTTGGCAGCTGATACAACACAATTTAAAAAAGATTGGAAAAACCTGGTTTCAGATACATTAGAGGAAGCCACGTTGGACGTCCCCGATTTTGATCAATTTATGGTAGAAGGCAGCCGTAATGGTTTACATACCGAGCACCTGGGACACCTGTTGGCTGAAATGCAACACTTGCGTCGCTCCTATCCCGATGCGGATTGGCAGTAG
- a CDS encoding SRPBCC domain-containing protein has translation MKKLHYSIDINAPKEKVWNTMLGKETYGKWTEVFASGSHYEGSWEEGSKIRFLAPDELGNKGGMLSHIKENRKHEFISIEHLGIIEDGKEITDSEEVKEWAGALENYTLRERNGKTEVLIDMDTEEDYEEMMQEMWPQALQKLKELAEK, from the coding sequence ATGAAAAAATTACATTATTCAATCGATATCAACGCACCGAAAGAGAAGGTATGGAATACTATGCTGGGTAAAGAAACCTATGGTAAATGGACAGAGGTTTTTGCATCCGGATCTCACTATGAAGGTAGCTGGGAGGAGGGCAGTAAAATACGTTTTCTGGCCCCCGATGAATTGGGAAATAAGGGTGGAATGTTAAGTCACATCAAGGAGAACCGGAAGCATGAATTTATTTCTATCGAGCATCTGGGCATTATTGAAGATGGCAAAGAAATCACGGACAGTGAGGAAGTAAAAGAATGGGCGGGAGCGCTCGAAAATTATACCCTCAGGGAAAGAAACGGTAAAACCGAAGTGCTCATAGATATGGATACCGAGGAAGATTATGAAGAGATGATGCAGGAAATGTGGCCGCAAGCTCTGCAAAAGTTAAAGGAGCTGGCCGAGAAGTAG
- a CDS encoding 3-hydroxyacyl-CoA dehydrogenase NAD-binding domain-containing protein, with product MKDEIIGVVGAGTMGQGIAQIASQNNHKVFLYDAYPDQLGKAKHALRKILQRQVEKDRMTQDEVDGIMNRIHFEEDSTNFGECSLVIEAVVEDLDIKKDVFQRLEGIVPRDCTLATNTSSLSIASISSALKKPHRFLGIHFFNPAPIMPLVEIVPGIPTADETTKSAREQIDEWGKTTVLAKDTPGFIVNRVARPFYSEAIRQYEEGVADVPTIDWAMKEIGGFRMGPFELMDFIGHDVNYKVTETVFKEFFYDPRFKPSFTQKRLVEAGWLGKKTGKGFYEYGDDADNPDPTKDEELGQQIVNRIVAMLINEAADAVFMNVATVEDVDLAMTKGVNYPKGLLKWADEIGLQEVLDRISKLQTEYREDRYRPNPLLKRKVRNSDKFYE from the coding sequence ATGAAAGATGAGATCATTGGCGTAGTGGGTGCGGGAACTATGGGACAAGGTATTGCCCAAATCGCATCCCAAAACAACCATAAAGTATTTTTATATGATGCCTATCCTGATCAACTTGGTAAGGCTAAACACGCACTTCGAAAAATCTTACAGCGTCAGGTAGAAAAAGACCGCATGACCCAAGATGAAGTGGACGGCATCATGAATCGCATCCACTTTGAGGAGGACTCGACTAATTTCGGTGAATGTAGCTTGGTTATTGAAGCGGTTGTCGAAGATCTCGACATCAAGAAAGATGTATTTCAGCGTCTGGAAGGCATTGTTCCTCGAGATTGTACTTTAGCAACCAATACCTCTTCTCTTTCTATCGCCTCAATCTCCTCGGCCCTCAAGAAGCCTCACCGCTTTCTGGGGATACACTTTTTTAATCCTGCTCCCATCATGCCGCTGGTCGAAATTGTCCCGGGCATTCCTACCGCGGATGAAACTACAAAATCTGCCCGAGAGCAAATTGACGAATGGGGAAAAACAACTGTATTGGCCAAAGATACCCCCGGCTTTATTGTTAATCGTGTAGCGCGACCATTTTACAGCGAAGCCATTCGTCAGTACGAAGAAGGCGTAGCCGACGTACCCACTATCGACTGGGCGATGAAAGAGATTGGCGGTTTTCGGATGGGACCTTTTGAACTAATGGATTTTATTGGTCATGACGTAAACTATAAAGTGACAGAAACAGTATTTAAGGAATTTTTCTATGATCCCCGATTCAAGCCTTCTTTTACCCAGAAAAGACTGGTGGAAGCCGGTTGGTTAGGTAAAAAAACAGGGAAAGGATTTTATGAATACGGTGATGATGCCGACAATCCTGACCCCACCAAAGATGAAGAGCTGGGACAACAAATTGTCAATCGAATTGTAGCCATGCTTATTAATGAAGCTGCTGATGCAGTGTTTATGAATGTAGCTACGGTTGAAGATGTGGATTTGGCCATGACCAAAGGCGTTAACTATCCCAAGGGATTACTCAAATGGGCGGATGAAATTGGACTTCAAGAAGTACTTGATAGAATTTCCAAACTTCAAACAGAATATCGCGAAGATCGCTATCGGCCGAATCCGTTGTTGAAGAGAAAAGTTCGCAATAGTGATAAATTTTATGAGTAG
- the paaI gene encoding hydroxyphenylacetyl-CoA thioesterase PaaI translates to MNKNELAKKVVKKMMADDAFSQWLGIEVLDIKPGFAKLQMDIRQEMVNGFNVSHGGITFSLADSALAFASNSYGRVAVAMENNISFMKKVIPGDTLTAETQELSIGRRIGVYNISVTNHDNKQVALFRGTVFRTKEQHF, encoded by the coding sequence ATGAATAAAAATGAACTTGCCAAAAAAGTTGTTAAAAAGATGATGGCAGACGATGCCTTCAGTCAGTGGCTGGGCATCGAAGTTCTTGATATCAAACCTGGATTTGCTAAGTTGCAGATGGACATCCGGCAAGAGATGGTCAACGGATTTAATGTATCACACGGTGGCATTACTTTTTCGCTGGCTGATAGTGCCCTGGCCTTCGCCTCAAACAGTTACGGTCGTGTAGCCGTAGCGATGGAAAATAATATCTCCTTTATGAAAAAAGTTATACCTGGAGATACGCTTACAGCAGAGACTCAAGAATTAAGTATTGGTCGACGTATTGGAGTATATAATATCAGCGTTACCAATCATGATAATAAACAGGTAGCACTGTTTCGCGGAACCGTTTTCAGAACGAAAGAACAACATTTTTAA